TCAAGCCTCGCAACGAGCGCATTTTCTTTTTTTCCGGCTTTAGCCGCGGGGTTTCATATTGGGAAGTCCCGGGGCTAAAGCCCGAACAATTATTAGGCGATTGCTCTCTTGCGACGCTGAAGCATTGCCCCACGCATGAATCCACCCCAACAACCGCAACACCGGCGCTTGTTGGGGACCCCGGATGCATGGGCTCCCACCCAAACCCAAGCGCTGCGGAAACCACTCGATCCTAAAATGTCTCGATCTATGGAATTAGTCATGGGAGCCGTTTTTGGCAGCTAGAGCTCGCAGACGAGTCGAAGGTCTAGATTTCCTATTCTTGTCTGCATGATGGAGCGAAGCAGCCGAAGGCGGCGCCGAAACCAGGCTGCTTCCAGCCAGCGTCTCCGCATGATCGAGGTAAGTTTCGAAGGAAGCGATTACAACACGGGCCTCAACCCAGATGAGGTCAATTCCCACCAGACAAACACGGATCCAGGCGTCAACAACTATTCCCTTGTCCAAGATTCGATCAAGGACGTCGATGAGGGTCACCCCGACATTCTCGCGATTCACAGACCTTTGCCCCTTACTGCCCTAGCTCTTCCTAAGGATGCGAGTTGAGTTTGATAGCCGTTCTCTTATTCTTTTTGGTGTTTTCTGTCGTTTACGACCGACGAATCACCCGACAAATGCGCTCATCAAGTGGAGGGTATGGCCAGAGGTTCCGTGGTGGTTTTGCAGCGAGGGATCCCAGGTGACCTGGTCGTTCACGTACATGCCCGATCTTGATGAAAAAACAGGTACTCAGGTTGTCACGATTCAT
The Acidobacteriota bacterium genome window above contains:
- a CDS encoding gas vesicle synthesis protein GvpA (involved in formation of gas vesicle which are protein structures that contain gas involved in buoyancy; part of an operon of other gas vesicle synthesis proteins), whose protein sequence is MNRENVGVTLIDVLDRILDKGIVVDAWIRVCLVGIDLIWVEARVVIASFETYLDHAETLAGSSLVSAPPSAASLHHADKNRKSRPSTRLRALAAKNGSHD